The following coding sequences lie in one Silvanigrella aquatica genomic window:
- a CDS encoding type VI secretion system ImpA family N-terminal domain-containing protein gives MANENQNISFSLTNLENLMSPISEENPYGENLKRHDIMLKLKDMRTQIFASQEEEGIWSKKNKELPSWQNIADLCEDILINYSKDFQVCAYYTETQLQLEGLPGLAKALSFLIDFCKEYWDAAFPVFNIENTDLRAVPFRWLQTHLPILINQTQLISSYSSEKLSWFWYESKLKVGMSEGADAKKIFYTAIENSENICSLYLSLEFIKASLSRLEEEYLYQLAGDEEDNLSFSDAIEVCENILAFLKPIYDKEEKNSFVMQQTEISSEAEDFQQIYNQSFENRSDASSILRNSNYSSGEFSSCEEAYKLIAAANQYLLKHDPHSPSPFLIRRGLEWRKKSLYGVLMELFTTTSKPQEIFTLLGLSYDDNKEQY, from the coding sequence ATGGCCAATGAAAACCAAAATATTAGTTTTAGTTTAACCAATTTAGAAAATTTAATGTCACCTATTTCAGAGGAGAATCCTTATGGAGAAAATTTAAAACGTCATGACATTATGCTAAAATTAAAAGACATGCGTACGCAAATTTTTGCTTCTCAAGAAGAAGAGGGCATTTGGAGTAAAAAAAATAAAGAATTGCCCAGCTGGCAAAATATTGCTGATTTATGTGAAGATATTTTAATTAATTATTCAAAAGATTTTCAGGTATGCGCATATTATACTGAAACTCAATTGCAACTAGAAGGATTGCCAGGTCTTGCAAAAGCCCTTTCCTTTCTAATAGATTTTTGTAAAGAATATTGGGATGCGGCATTTCCCGTTTTTAATATTGAGAACACCGATCTTCGCGCAGTCCCTTTTCGTTGGCTACAAACTCATTTGCCTATATTAATAAATCAAACCCAACTTATTTCATCCTATTCTTCAGAAAAGCTTTCCTGGTTTTGGTATGAAAGCAAATTGAAAGTCGGTATGAGTGAAGGAGCTGATGCAAAAAAAATTTTTTATACTGCAATTGAAAATAGTGAAAATATTTGTTCTTTATATTTATCATTAGAATTTATAAAAGCTTCATTAAGTCGTCTTGAAGAGGAGTATTTGTATCAATTAGCAGGAGATGAAGAGGATAATCTATCTTTTTCCGATGCGATTGAGGTTTGTGAAAATATTCTTGCATTTTTAAAACCTATTTATGACAAAGAGGAAAAAAATAGTTTTGTTATGCAACAAACTGAAATATCATCTGAAGCAGAAGATTTTCAGCAAATTTATAATCAGAGTTTTGAAAATAGGAGTGATGCGTCTTCAATCTTAAGAAATAGCAATTATTCTTCAGGAGAATTTTCATCTTGTGAAGAGGCGTACAAACTTATTGCGGCGGCCAATCAGTATCTTTTAAAGCATGACCCTCATTCCCCCTCTCCTTTTTTAATTAGAAGAGGTTTAGAGTGGCGTAAAAAATCTCTTTATGGAGTGCTCATGGAACTATTTACAACAACATCAAAACCGCAAGAAATATTTACATTACTTGGGCTTTCCTATGATGATAACAAGGAACAATATTGA